The nucleotide sequence ACGACGGACGCCCCGCCCCGCCCGTAGGATCGCCCCGTGACCGCCGTGCTGACCCGTCCCGACGACGAAAGCGTCCGGCCGGACCCGGTCGAGGCGCTCCGGCCGCCCACCGACCGCGAGCTGACCCTGCTCGGCCGAGGCATGCCGGCCGACCGGCTGCGCGGCTGGGTCGTCACCCTCGTGCTGACCGTGATCGGTGGCATCGTCCGGCTGCAGAACCTCGGCGTGCCGACCGACAAGGGCAGCCCCGTCTTCGACGAGAAGCACTACGTGCCGCAGGCGTGGCAGGTGCTGCGCAACGGCGGTTACGAGGACAACTACGGCTACGAGCTGGTCGTCCACCCGCCGCTGGCGAAGCAGCTGATCGCGATCGGCGAATGGCTGTTCGGCTACAACGGCTGGGGCTGGCGCATCATGCCCGCGCTGGCCGGCACGCTGATGGTGCTGCTGGTCGTCCGCGTCGCCCGCCGCCTGACGCGCTCGACGCTGCTCGGCGCCATCGCCGGCATCCTGGTGATCAGCGACGGCGTCCTGCACCTGCAGTCGCGCATGGGCATGCTCGACATCTTCATCGCGCTGTTCGTGCTCGCCGCGTTCGCCTGCCTGCTCGTCGACCGCGACCAGGTGCGCGGGCGGCTCGCCACGGCGGTCCGCGAAGGCTGGGTCAACGAATCCGTCTGGGGCCCCAAGCTCGGGTTCCGCTGGTGGCGGTTCGCGACCGGCCTGATGATCGGGCTCACCTTCGGCGTCAAGTGGTCGGCGCTGTACTACATCGTCGCGTTCGGGCTGCTCTGCGTCGGTTTCGACGTCGCGGCCCGGCGCGCGGCCGGCGTCGAACGGCCCTGGCTGGGCACGATCCGCCGGGACGTGCTGCCCGCGCTGTGGGCGATCCTGCTCATCCCGTTCCTGATGTACTTCGCCGCGTACTGGGCGTGGTTCGCCAGCGAGACCGCCACCGACCGGCACTACACCGAGATCAAGGACATCGCGCCGGGCGTCTGGGGGTGGGTGCCGCCGGCGCTGCGCTCGCTCGGCGACTACACGGGCAACGTCCTGCACTTCCACGAAACGCTGGTCACGCCCAAGGACAACCCGCACCCGTGGGAGTCGAAGCCGTGGACGTGGCCGATGGGGCTGCGCCCGATGCTCTACAGCTACAACGGCGAAGTCACCGGCTGCGGCGAGGCCCGCTGCATCAGCGCGACGATGCTGATCGGCACGCCGGCGATGTGGTGGCTGGCGATCCCGATGCTCGGCTGGGCGGCGTGGCGCTCGATCTTCCGCGCGGACTGGCGCTACGCGGCCGTGCTGGTCGGCTACCTCGGCGGGTACGTCTTCTGGTTCACCAACATCGACCGCCAGATGTACTTCTTCTACGCGACACCGCTGGCGGCGTTCCTGGTGCTGGGGCTGACGTTGTGCCTGGGCCAGATCCTCGGCAGCGCCCGGCGCGGCTTCGAGAGACGCGGCACGGGCCTGCTGGTGGTGTCGCTGTACGTCGGCCTGGTGGTGGCGAATTTCGCCTGGCTGTGGCCGATCCTGAACGGCATCGCGATCACGAACGGCCAGTGGGAGGCCGAGCGCTGGCTGCCGTCCTGGCGGTAGTGACCAATCCGGCCAAAAGCAGGCCGACCCCCGCGCGGCACGTAACCGTCGCTAGGAAGTCATTCGGCCGTGACTGCGGTCGGACTGGTAACCGATCGGCACCGTCAGTCCGCGAAGTAGGCGCCCGGCGTGACCCCGATCGCCCGCCGGAAGGCGGCGACGAACGCGCTCGCCGAGCTGTACCCGACGCGGTGCGCCACCGTCTCCAGCGGGGTGGCCTGGGCCAGCAGCGGCAGCGCCGCCCGCAGCCGCGCCTGGGTGCGCCACGTCCCGAACGGCATCCGGCACTCGCGGACGAAGATCCGCGCCAGCGTCCGTTCCGCGGCCCCGACGTCGCGGCCGAACTCGGCGAGGGTCCGCGGGTCGGCCGGGTTCGCGAGCACGGCCGCCGCCACGTCGAGCGCACGCGGGTCCGCCGGTGACGGCACCACGATCGGCACCACGTCCAGGGGCTCCAGCAGGTCGAAGGCCACGGCTTCGGCCCGCAGCCGGGCCGCGGGGGCGACGCCGTCGCCGGTCAGGTACTCCAGCAGCTCCCGCAGCAGCGGCCGGACGACGACCAGCCGCGGCCGCGGCCACGCCACCGGCGACCGCGCCGGGTCGGCGTAGATGCCGCGCAGCGCCGCCCGCCCGAGCGCGCCGGTGCGGTGCCGGACGCCGGCGGGCATCCAGAGGGCCCGCGTCGGCGGCAGCACCCAGCCGGCGTCGCCCGCCTTGACCGCGACGACGCCGCGGGCCGACCAGACCAGCTGGTGCGCCGGGTGCTCGTGCCACGGGAACCAGGTGCCGGCGGGCAGGTCGACCGTGCCGAGCAGCATGGCTTGTCCGGTTCGCGACATCGGTTGGCAGCCTATCGGCTACCGGTCACCGGCGCGCCTCCCTAACGTCGGTGCCATGCCGATGAACCTCATCCACCGCAGGATCTGCAGCTCGGAGAAGTGGGCCGCGACGGTCGAAGAGCGACTGACGCCCTGGCTGGAGAAACGCGACCTCGGCGACGACGTCCTCGAGATCGGCCCCGGCTTCGGCGCCACCACGGCCGTGCTGCTCAAGGCGGTCCCGAAGCTGACCGTCCTGGAGATCGACCACGCGTCGAGCGAGCTGCTGCGGGCGAAGTACGGCGACCGCGCGGCGGTCGTCGAGGGCAGCGGCGCGCAAATGCCGTTCGAGGCGAACAGGTTCTCGGCCGTCGTGTGCTTCACGATGCTGCACCACGTCCCGACGAAGGAGCTTCAGGACGCGATCTTCGCCGAGGCCGCGCGGGTCCTGCGCCCGGGCGGCACGTACTGCGGCAGCGACGGCCAGCTCAACCTCAGGTTCCGCCTGCTGCACATCGGCGACACGATGAACGTCGTCGACCCGGCGACGTTCCCCGCGCGACTCGGGAAGGCCGGGTTCGCGCAGGTCGACGTCCAGGTGGAACCGAAGCAGCTGGTGATCTTCTCGGCCGCGAAACCCGGCTAGCGGCGGGGCAGCCCGGTCCCCGGCTGCCGCGGCACCACCCGCGTCACCGGGCCGTCCGCGGACTTGCCCGCCCGCGACAGCCAGCCCTCGACCTCGCGCCGCACCGCGTTCAGCGTCGGGCGGCGGCGCGGCTCCGGGTCCAGCGACGCCGCCAGCAGCCGCGCGTGCGCGCTCCGCTGGGGCAGCCGCGACACCGGCTCGGCCCGGGCCGCCGCCATCAGGGCCGCCATCGGTGTCTCCCGCGTTCCGCGCGGCGGCTGGCCCGACAGCGCGTAGCTGATCGTCGCCGCCAGCTGCCACGCGTCGGACGCCGGGGACGCCGTCGCCCCCATGGCCTGCTCCGGGGCGACGAAGTCGGGCGTGCCGATCATCATCCCGGTGGCCGTCATCTTGGAATCGCCCTGGCTGCGGGCGATGCCGAAGTCGATCAGGTGGGCCAGGCCGCTGCGGTCGAGGACGATGTTCGACGGCTTGATGTCGCGGTGCAGGACGCCCTTCTCGTGCGCGGCCGCCAGTGCCCCCGCCATCGTCGCCCACAGGCGGCCGGCCGCGACGTCGTCGAGCGGGCCCTGGCCGTCGACCAGCTCGGCCAGCGGACGGCCTTCGAGGTACTCCATCACCAGCGCGAGGCCGTCCGGCTCCTCGGCCAGGTCGTACACCTTGACGCAGTTCGGGTGGCTGACCACGGCCAGCGCGCGGGCCTCGCGCTGCATGCGCTCGGCCGTGTCGCGGTCCGGCGCGTGCGCGATCTTCAGCGCGACCGTGCGGTTCAGCTGGGTGTCGACGGCCTGCCAGACCGTGCCGAACCCACCCGCGCCGAGCTGCTTGACGCGGCGGTAGCGGCTGCCGCCGGCGCTGCGGGAGCCGGGCGGCGGCGGGATCGGGCCGGGGGCCGCGGCCAGCGCGCCGAGCGGCGGGGACGGCGGCTCCATCGCGGACGCCAGCGCCGTCTTCGGGTACGGCCGGTTGACCGGCAGCGGCGGCGGAGGCGGCGGGGTGGGCCGCGGCTGGACCTGCGACGGCGGCGGCCCCTGCGGCTCCGGCTCGCGGCGCGGCGGCGTGTCCGGCCGGTCCGACCGGTTGATCACCGACCACGGCGGCGGGCCGACCATCGCGACCGGGATCAGGCCCAGCACGCTGAACGGCAGGAAGCCCAGCAAGAAGTGCAGCGCGGTGTTCGCCTCCATGCCGACGCTGAACACGAGCATCGCGGCGAACGGGATCCAGAAGAACCGCGACGGCCACTTCGGCCCGCGGCGGAAGGCCGTGCGGCCCTGCAGCATGACGAAGAACAGCGAACCGGCGCCCAGCACGGCGAAGGCCAGCAGGTAGACGAAGAACGGGAGGTCACTGCCGTTCTTCGAGAACAGCACGTCGTAGACGGTCTGGCCGCCGCCGAGGTACTTCGTCTGGTTGCCCACCCAGCAGCCGCCGTCGCGGCCGAGCGAGGCCAGTTCCGCCCGGCTCAGGCCGGTCTTGTCGCCGCCGAACGCCGCCCGGTAGACCCCCGACACGCCGTTCGACAGCAGCCACGGCAGCACCAGCGCGCTGACCAGGCCGATCCCTCCGAAGACACCCAGCGTCGTCGCGTCGTAGCGGTTGCCGGTGCCCTTCCGGATGATCGACACGGCGACCGCGCCGATCGGCGGCAGCAGCGCGACGAGCGCGCCGGCCGCACTCGTGGCCCAGACCCATTCGCCGGGGCAGAAACCCGGGCCGAACAAGGAATGGGCTAGCGAGAGCAACGCGCTCGCGAGTCCGTTCACCGCCGGGCTCCCCTCACTGTCCGTGTTCACTTCGTGGCCGTCACGCGGCGTTTCCCCGCGGTCCAGCTTAGGACGCTCCCGGGCTCCGTGAGGTTGCCGGGTCTTTCGGCGGCGGAATCCGGCGCGGCCGCCGCTCCCGCGCCATGATGGGGATCGGCGGAACGTCCGACCCGAAGGAGCGGAGCATGGGCGCGTACTCCGAAGCCTACCGGCGCAGCCTGGCCGAGCCGGACGCGTTCTGGCTGGCCGCGGCGGAGTCGATCAGCTGGACCAGGCCGCCGGAGCGGGCGCTGGACGCCTCGAACCCGCCCTTTTTCCGGTGGTTCCCGGACGCCGAGCTGAACACCTCGTACAACGCGCTGGACCGGCACGTCGAGGCCGGCCGCGGCAGCCAGGCCGCGCTGATCTGGGACTCTCCCGTGACCGGACGGAAACGCACTTACTCGTACGAGGAGCTGCGGGACACGGTCGCGCGCTTCGCCGGCGCGCTCAGCTCGCTGGGGGTCACGAAGGGTGACCGGGTGATCGTGTACCTGCCGATGGTGCCGGAGGCCGCGATCGCGATGCTGGCCTGCGCGCGGATCGGCGCCGTGCACTCGGTGGTCTTCGGCGGGTTCGCGCCGAAGGAGCTGGCCGCGCGGATCGAGGACGCGAAACCGAAGGTCGTCCTGGCGGCGTCCTGCGGCATCGAGCCGACGCGGGTGGTCGAGTACCAGCCGATCATCGAAGCCGCGCTGGGGATGACCGAGCACCAGCCCGACCACGTCGTCGTGCTGCAGCGCGAGCAGGCGCCTGCCGTGCTGACCGGGCGCGACCTCGACTGGCGCGAACTGGCGGTGAGCGCCGACCCGGCCGACCCGGTGCCGGTGGCGGCGACCGATCCGCTGTACATCCTCTACACGTCCGGGACGACCGGGAAGCCGAAGGGCGTCGTGCGCGACACCGGCGGCCACGCGGTCGCGCTCGCCTACTCGATGGAAGCCGTCTACGACGTCCACGCCGGTGACGTCTGGTGGACGGCGTCCGACGTCGGCTGGGTCGTCGGGCACTCCTACATCGTGTACGCGCCGCTGCTCGTCGGAGCGACGACGGTGATGTACGAGGGCAAGCCCGTCGGCACGCCCGACGCGGGCGCGTTCTGGCGGGTCATCGCCGAGCACGGCGTCCAGGCGCTGTTCACCGCGCCGACTGCGCTGCGGGCCGTCAAGAAGGTCGACCCGGACGCCCGTGAGCTGGAGAAGCACGAGCTGAAGCAGTTCCGGACGCTGTTCATGGCCGGCGAGCGGCTCGACCCGGAGACCTACCACTGGGCGCACGAGAAGCTCGGGGTGCCGGTCGTCGACCACTGGTGGCAGACCGAGACCGGCTGGCCGATCGCCGCCAACCCGCGCGGCCTGGAGCCGATGGAGGTCAAGGCGGGGTCGGCGACCAAGCCCGTCCCCGGCTGGGACGTCCGGATCCTCGACCAGGCGGGCGAAGAGCTGCCGGCCGGGCGCGAAGGCGCCATCACGGTCAAGCTGCCGCTGCCGCCCGGCTCGCTGCCGACGCTGTGGGGCGACGACGAGCGATACCGCGAGGCCTACCTCTCGCGCTACGAAGGCCATTACCTGACCGGCGACTCCGGCTACTTCGACGAAGACGGCTACCTGTTCGTCATGGGCCGGACCGACGACGTCATCAACGTCGCCGGGCACCGGCTGTCCACCGGGTCGATGGAGGCCGTGCTGGCTTCGCACCCGGCGGTCGCCGAGTGCGCGGTGATCGGCGTGGCCGACCAGCTCAAGGGCCAGCTGCCGCGCGGGCTCGTGGTGCTCAAGGCGGGGGTGGACGTCCCGGCGGAGCAGCTGCGGGACGAACTCGTGGCGCTGGTCCGGCGGGACATCGGCCCGGTCGCCGCGTTCCGCGATGTGTCCATTGTGGACGCCCTGCCGAAGACCCGGTCGGGGAAGATCCTGCGCAAGACGATGCGGGCGATCGCCGACGGCCGCGACGAGGCGGTGCCCTCGACGATCGAGGACCCGAGCGTCCTGGACGCGATCCGGAAAGCCCTTCGTTAAGAACTGTTCCAAATGCTCCGGCTGGTCTGTACCTTTGCAGGGAGTCCCCGGACCGGAGGTGCTTCGATGCGCTTGTCCAGAGCCGTCCTGACCGCGGCCGTCGTGAGTCTCACGGCCGCCGGCCTGCCCGCTTCCGCGGTGGCCGCCGCGGCCGCTCCCGAACGGAGCGTGACCGACGTCGTCCCGGCGCCCGTCTCCGCGAAGGCCGATCCTCGCGGTGAATTCCGGCTCACGCCGTCCACCGTGATCACCGCCGACCACGGCGCCGGCCAGGTCGCGGACTACCTGCGCGGCCTGCTGCGCCCGGCTACCGGCTTCCCGCTGCCGGTCGTGCCGAA is from Amycolatopsis mediterranei and encodes:
- a CDS encoding dolichyl-phosphate-mannose--protein mannosyltransferase; translation: MTAVLTRPDDESVRPDPVEALRPPTDRELTLLGRGMPADRLRGWVVTLVLTVIGGIVRLQNLGVPTDKGSPVFDEKHYVPQAWQVLRNGGYEDNYGYELVVHPPLAKQLIAIGEWLFGYNGWGWRIMPALAGTLMVLLVVRVARRLTRSTLLGAIAGILVISDGVLHLQSRMGMLDIFIALFVLAAFACLLVDRDQVRGRLATAVREGWVNESVWGPKLGFRWWRFATGLMIGLTFGVKWSALYYIVAFGLLCVGFDVAARRAAGVERPWLGTIRRDVLPALWAILLIPFLMYFAAYWAWFASETATDRHYTEIKDIAPGVWGWVPPALRSLGDYTGNVLHFHETLVTPKDNPHPWESKPWTWPMGLRPMLYSYNGEVTGCGEARCISATMLIGTPAMWWLAIPMLGWAAWRSIFRADWRYAAVLVGYLGGYVFWFTNIDRQMYFFYATPLAAFLVLGLTLCLGQILGSARRGFERRGTGLLVVSLYVGLVVANFAWLWPILNGIAITNGQWEAERWLPSWR
- a CDS encoding AraC family transcriptional regulator — protein: MLLGTVDLPAGTWFPWHEHPAHQLVWSARGVVAVKAGDAGWVLPPTRALWMPAGVRHRTGALGRAALRGIYADPARSPVAWPRPRLVVVRPLLRELLEYLTGDGVAPAARLRAEAVAFDLLEPLDVVPIVVPSPADPRALDVAAAVLANPADPRTLAEFGRDVGAAERTLARIFVRECRMPFGTWRTQARLRAALPLLAQATPLETVAHRVGYSSASAFVAAFRRAIGVTPGAYFAD
- a CDS encoding class I SAM-dependent methyltransferase produces the protein MPMNLIHRRICSSEKWAATVEERLTPWLEKRDLGDDVLEIGPGFGATTAVLLKAVPKLTVLEIDHASSELLRAKYGDRAAVVEGSGAQMPFEANRFSAVVCFTMLHHVPTKELQDAIFAEAARVLRPGGTYCGSDGQLNLRFRLLHIGDTMNVVDPATFPARLGKAGFAQVDVQVEPKQLVIFSAAKPG
- a CDS encoding serine/threonine-protein kinase, yielding MNGLASALLSLAHSLFGPGFCPGEWVWATSAAGALVALLPPIGAVAVSIIRKGTGNRYDATTLGVFGGIGLVSALVLPWLLSNGVSGVYRAAFGGDKTGLSRAELASLGRDGGCWVGNQTKYLGGGQTVYDVLFSKNGSDLPFFVYLLAFAVLGAGSLFFVMLQGRTAFRRGPKWPSRFFWIPFAAMLVFSVGMEANTALHFLLGFLPFSVLGLIPVAMVGPPPWSVINRSDRPDTPPRREPEPQGPPPSQVQPRPTPPPPPPLPVNRPYPKTALASAMEPPSPPLGALAAAPGPIPPPPGSRSAGGSRYRRVKQLGAGGFGTVWQAVDTQLNRTVALKIAHAPDRDTAERMQREARALAVVSHPNCVKVYDLAEEPDGLALVMEYLEGRPLAELVDGQGPLDDVAAGRLWATMAGALAAAHEKGVLHRDIKPSNIVLDRSGLAHLIDFGIARSQGDSKMTATGMMIGTPDFVAPEQAMGATASPASDAWQLAATISYALSGQPPRGTRETPMAALMAAARAEPVSRLPQRSAHARLLAASLDPEPRRRPTLNAVRREVEGWLSRAGKSADGPVTRVVPRQPGTGLPRR
- a CDS encoding propionyl-CoA synthetase; protein product: MGAYSEAYRRSLAEPDAFWLAAAESISWTRPPERALDASNPPFFRWFPDAELNTSYNALDRHVEAGRGSQAALIWDSPVTGRKRTYSYEELRDTVARFAGALSSLGVTKGDRVIVYLPMVPEAAIAMLACARIGAVHSVVFGGFAPKELAARIEDAKPKVVLAASCGIEPTRVVEYQPIIEAALGMTEHQPDHVVVLQREQAPAVLTGRDLDWRELAVSADPADPVPVAATDPLYILYTSGTTGKPKGVVRDTGGHAVALAYSMEAVYDVHAGDVWWTASDVGWVVGHSYIVYAPLLVGATTVMYEGKPVGTPDAGAFWRVIAEHGVQALFTAPTALRAVKKVDPDARELEKHELKQFRTLFMAGERLDPETYHWAHEKLGVPVVDHWWQTETGWPIAANPRGLEPMEVKAGSATKPVPGWDVRILDQAGEELPAGREGAITVKLPLPPGSLPTLWGDDERYREAYLSRYEGHYLTGDSGYFDEDGYLFVMGRTDDVINVAGHRLSTGSMEAVLASHPAVAECAVIGVADQLKGQLPRGLVVLKAGVDVPAEQLRDELVALVRRDIGPVAAFRDVSIVDALPKTRSGKILRKTMRAIADGRDEAVPSTIEDPSVLDAIRKALR